A stretch of Acidimicrobiales bacterium DNA encodes these proteins:
- the ctaD gene encoding cytochrome c oxidase subunit I yields MTIIEPSRPLALQEGNGQVARPFGAFARPRATEGWRSWVTTIDHKKIGKMYGAVALFFLLVGGIEALLIRLQLAVPQGKVLSADLYNQVFTMHGTTMIFLVVMPIGTALANYLVPLQVGARDVAFPRLNAFGFWVFLAGGVLLNSSWILGGAPNNGWYNYAPNSSLPFTTTHGIDFWTVGLIITGIGSVTGAINIIVTIVNMRAPGMTLMKMPIFTWLALVGQVMLLFAIPVLTAAQFLLLFDRRFGAHFFDAAHGADPLLWEHLFWIFGHPEVYIMIMPAFGVVSELIPVFSRKPLFGYPVMVVSSIAIGFMGWGVWAHHMFTSGIGPLSVAAFSVSSMLIAVPTGVKIFNWMATMWRGKIRFTTPMLYAAGMVTMFTIGGLSGVTHATSPADTQQHDTYYIVAHFHYVLFGGAFLAFMGAFFFWWPKAFGYKLHEGWGKANFWLTFIGFNLTFGPQHILGLQGMPRRVYTYKAGYLGEWHFAGIDWSWNLVSTIGAFVIAIGVAVFLGNVIVSHHKAHKYQRFAGLDPWDARSPEWMLPNPPPVHNFDEIPVITRLDEFWYRKYREDAEGRLVRVANADEICDPGTATDVHLPAPSYWPIVLAIGVMILGYGIIFQLGLAALGGVVIFIAAFGWALEPADDPDVPHHGPHGEPALGDGGTEGAIATPEEAALVD; encoded by the coding sequence ATGACCATCATCGAGCCCTCTCGCCCACTGGCACTGCAGGAGGGCAACGGCCAAGTCGCCCGACCGTTCGGCGCGTTCGCCCGCCCGCGGGCCACCGAAGGCTGGCGGAGCTGGGTCACCACGATCGACCACAAGAAGATCGGCAAGATGTACGGCGCGGTCGCGCTGTTCTTCTTGCTGGTCGGCGGCATCGAGGCCCTGCTGATCCGCCTGCAGCTCGCCGTGCCCCAAGGCAAGGTCCTGTCGGCCGACTTGTACAACCAGGTCTTCACGATGCACGGCACGACCATGATCTTCCTGGTCGTCATGCCGATCGGTACCGCGCTGGCCAACTACCTCGTGCCGTTGCAGGTCGGCGCCCGCGACGTCGCGTTCCCGCGGCTCAACGCCTTCGGCTTCTGGGTGTTCCTCGCCGGTGGTGTGCTGCTCAACTCGAGCTGGATCCTCGGTGGTGCCCCGAACAACGGTTGGTACAACTACGCACCGAACAGCTCATTGCCGTTCACGACCACCCACGGGATCGACTTCTGGACCGTCGGTCTGATCATCACCGGTATCGGTTCGGTCACCGGTGCGATCAACATCATCGTGACGATCGTCAACATGCGGGCACCGGGCATGACCCTCATGAAGATGCCGATCTTCACCTGGCTGGCCCTCGTGGGTCAGGTCATGTTGCTGTTTGCGATCCCGGTGCTGACCGCCGCGCAGTTCCTGCTGCTGTTCGACCGCCGCTTCGGTGCCCACTTCTTCGACGCTGCCCACGGCGCCGACCCGTTGCTGTGGGAGCACTTGTTCTGGATCTTCGGACATCCGGAGGTCTACATCATGATCATGCCGGCCTTCGGCGTGGTCTCCGAGCTGATCCCGGTGTTCAGCCGCAAGCCGCTGTTCGGTTACCCGGTCATGGTGGTGTCCAGCATCGCCATCGGCTTCATGGGCTGGGGCGTGTGGGCGCACCACATGTTCACGTCGGGCATCGGCCCGCTGTCGGTGGCAGCGTTCTCGGTGTCGTCGATGCTCATCGCGGTGCCCACCGGCGTGAAGATCTTCAACTGGATGGCCACCATGTGGCGGGGCAAGATCCGCTTCACCACGCCGATGCTCTACGCCGCCGGCATGGTCACCATGTTCACCATCGGTGGCCTTTCGGGCGTCACGCACGCCACGTCGCCGGCCGACACGCAGCAGCACGACACGTACTACATCGTGGCCCACTTCCACTACGTGCTGTTCGGCGGTGCGTTCCTCGCTTTCATGGGTGCTTTCTTCTTCTGGTGGCCCAAGGCGTTCGGCTACAAGCTCCACGAAGGTTGGGGGAAGGCCAACTTCTGGCTGACCTTCATCGGGTTCAACCTCACGTTCGGCCCGCAGCACATCCTCGGCCTCCAAGGCATGCCCCGCCGCGTCTACACGTACAAGGCCGGCTACCTCGGCGAGTGGCACTTCGCGGGCATCGACTGGAGCTGGAACCTGGTGTCCACCATCGGTGCTTTCGTGATCGCCATCGGTGTGGCGGTGTTCCTCGGCAACGTGATCGTGTCGCACCACAAGGCGCACAAGTACCAGCGCTTCGCCGGCCTCGACCCGTGGGATGCCCGCAGCCCCGAGTGGATGCTCCCGAACCCGCCGCCGGTCCACAACTTCGACGAGATCCCCGTCATCACCCGGCTCGACGAGTTCTGGTACCGCAAGTACCGCGAGGACGCCGAAGGCCGGCTGGTGCGCGTGGCCAACGCCGATGAGATCTGCGACCCCGGCACCGCCACCGACGTGCATCTACCGGCGCCGTCGTACTGGCCGATCGTGTTGGCGATCGGCGTGATGATCCTCGGCTACGGGATCATCTTCCAACTCGGCCTCGCCGCGCTCGGCGGTGTGGTGATCTTCATCGCCGCCTTCGGCTGGGCGCTCGAACCGGCAGACGATCCCGACGTGCCCCACCACGGTCCCCACGGCGAGCCTGCGCTCGGCGACGGCGGCACCGAAGGGGCCATCGCCACTCCCGAGGAGGCGGCGCTCGTTGACTGA